A genomic region of Gossypium hirsutum isolate 1008001.06 chromosome D01, Gossypium_hirsutum_v2.1, whole genome shotgun sequence contains the following coding sequences:
- the LOC107921006 gene encoding pentatricopeptide repeat-containing protein At4g14190, chloroplastic — MPRRSPDGCSSKSHTMLLVETYHQHRRLMALIEKPENEGSCPMQILGDDGDWTKNDFWATVKFLKHAFRSNEILQVASSASALVSSCFFNLMVENKDA; from the exons ATGCCGCGGCGATCGCCGGATGGTTGCTCTTCCAAAAGCCATACCATGCTTCTTGTTGAGACTTACCATCAACACCGGAGGCTCATGGCTTTAATTGAAAAGCCAGAGAATGAGGGCTCTTGCCCTATGCAAATACTTGGAGATGATGGAGATTGGACCAAAAATGATTTCTGGGCTACAGTTAAATTTCTCAAGCATGCCTTCAGATCCAATGAAATCCTCCAG GTTGCTTCTTCAGCTTCAGCCTTAGTCTCAAGTTGCTTCTTCAATTTAATGGTTGAGAATAAGGATGCATAG